In Paramormyrops kingsleyae isolate MSU_618 chromosome 13, PKINGS_0.4, whole genome shotgun sequence, a single window of DNA contains:
- the LOC140577610 gene encoding uncharacterized protein gives MIVKVQYQTIRKYIKIPKASFEDFITEVKVKFTIPSNKVVKVTDDTGTEVDEDVFADLLTSKDICFVILDDSDGISTSNSSTTLTDTTSLSSSSRESDSESCNPQKRVRREEEVLQCSAAKDMVYKILLSKPGGIAVLTEYEETGTICDSSRRQMVNILAAQMTESEGRIPQRITKEKYALGIITLFPALKDPFSKKGYEHFYDSQSGSGFLAWRIKTIQRKTKLPVKSSQPPVETTGGATLDRNIHHLQSSEESFQEAIALMNHISDRETILLKMRETFEYRQRLVHNPETSGTVLSVFPRLLDTQGLILQDFSLLFGDEIAVRLLEKWHTSFKAKVIKEAETLTCTPLIQRLLRSAKDQQGEQTVDSGT, from the exons ATGATTGTAAAAGTGCAATACCAGACGATCAGAAAATACATCAAAATCCCCAAAGCTTCCTTTGAGGACTTTATCACAgaag tcAAAGTAAAATTCACTATACCATCTAACAAAGTGGTAAAAGTTACTGATGACACTGGGACAGAAGTTGATGAAGATGTATTTGCTGATCTTCTGACGTCAAAGGACATATGCTTTGTCATCTTGGATGACAGTGATG GTATTTCCACTAGCAATTCCTCAACCACCTTGACAGACACAACGTCCTTGTCCTCCTCAAGCAGAGAGAGTGACAGTGAAAGTTGTAACCCACAGAAACGGGTAAGAAGAGAGGAGGAGGTGTTGCAGTGTTCAGCAGCCAAAGAC ATGGTGTACAAGATTCTCCTCTCAAAACCTGGAGGGATAGCAGTGCTTACAGAATATGAGGAGACAGGAACAATTTGTGACAGCTCAAGAAGGCAAATGGTGAACATCCTTGCTGCACAAATGACAGAATCAGAAGG gAGGATTCCACAGCGAATTACAAAGGAAAAATATGCTCTTGGAATAATCACTTTGTTTCCAGCACTTAAAGATCCTTTTTCAAAAAAAGGATAT GAGCATTTCTATGACAGTCAAAGTGGATCTGGCTTCTTGGCGTGGCGCATAAAAACCATTCAGCGAAAGACAAAGCTTCCTGTGAAGTCATCTCAACCACCAGTTGAAACAACTGGAGGCGCCACTCTTGATAGGAACATCCACCACCTTCAGTCGTCAGAAGAGTCCTTCCAGGAGGCAATAGCATTAATGAACCACATCAGTGACAGAGAGACTATATTGCTGAAAATGCGCGAGACGTTTGAATATAGGCAGCGGCTTGTCCATAATCCTGAGACATCTGGTACAGTACTCTCAGTGTTCCCTCGGCTGTTAGATACACAGGGATTG ATACTTCAAGACTTCAGTCTTCTCTTTGGTGATGAAATAGCAGTCAGACTCCTGGAGAAATGGCATACTTCATTCAAGGCAAAGGTGATTAAAGAAGCAGAGACCCTTACATGCACCCCCCTCATACAACGGCTACTGAGATCAGCCAAGGACCAGCAAGGAGAGCAAACAGTCGATTCAGGTACTTGA